The Bemisia tabaci chromosome 8, PGI_BMITA_v3 genome has a segment encoding these proteins:
- the LOC109035472 gene encoding calcium-independent phospholipase A2-gamma isoform X1 produces MRPLTPRGVMSLSKGIRHYRKCMCQQTRHINAQKSVNDGALEATLSKLKMSPSHVKNKSLNDWKVIVTVKNLLMRLSNEKMLPLKNDWYLMLQKFPKLTGVTQIKFKGSDSLESAASLGNPALKSAQQSEITKTKAAVPAAVAPAEDVDKSRLPNVFHGLTQRLASSPSATTVPAWVTDSKTKLMKERTVMRTKHIITSISSAVTIQSRVKRLEDLIDHLREYPDAQIVAAESGAISLLLQLQRRMKDDVSQAILRESLALVGYSPPLPKKGIRILCIDGGGIRGLVVIEILKELERLSGQKVHKLFDYICGVSTGAIILSLMGPPTGKSLSEISDLYKEMSIQLFKQNSLRGMSNLVMTHGYYDSTFFEKLLKDYAGEFMLTQTNRDPNCPKLASISAVVNKKQLVPHIFRNYSLPHSKKSKYVGGNNYRIWEAVRASGAAPTVFAEFPLGEFLHQDGGIMVNNPTAVAIHEASLLWPDSEIQCVVSCGTGRLTPIKTLSDEVSGLASSSWRQKFYRILDSATDTEAVHTALEDTLPKSVYFRFNPFLSELLAMDEIRPEKIKQLLEETGMYLQRNEDKMRSASKALLEEKTMVQNILNFLKVQTKTLGIQK; encoded by the exons ATGCGTCCCTTGACCCCACGAGGCGTGATGTCGCTGAGCAAAGGGATCAGACACTACCGGAAGTGCATGTGCCAGCAAACAAG GCACATAAATGCACAAAAATCCGTGAATGATGGAGCGCTGGAAGCAACTCTAAGTAAATTGAAAATGTCACCGTCACATGTGAAAAACAAGTCCTTGAATGATTGGAAAGTGATTGTAACGGTGAAAAACCTTCTGATGAGActatcaaatgaaaaaatgttaccGCTGAAGAATGATTGGTATTTAATGCTCCAGAAGTTCCCAAAACTAACGGGTGTCACACAGATTAAGTTTAAAGGCTCTGACAGTTTGGAATCGGCTGCCTCGTTAGGTAACCCAGCTCTGAAATCAGCTCAGCAGTCAGAGATCACCAAAACTAAAGCTGCTGTACCTGCAGCCGTGGCTCCTGCAGAGGATGTAGACAAAAGCAGGTTACCCAATGTTTTCCACGGACTCACGCAGAGATTGGCATCCAGTCCTTCGGCAACAACCGTCCCTGCCTGGGTGACTGATTCAAAAACGAAGTTAATGAAA GAGCGAACAGTAATGCGAACGAAACACATTATCACATCAATTTCCTCAGCCGTCACAATTCAGTCTAGAGTTAAACGATTAGAAGATCTAATCGACCACCTCAGGGAATATCCTGATGCACAAATTGTAGCTGCTGAG tCTGGCGCCATCAGTCTACTGCTTCAGCTGCAAAGGCGGATGAAAGATGATGTTTCACAAGCAATTCTCCGGGAAAGTTTAGCTCTTGTGGGTTATTCACCTCCTCTTCCAAAAAAAGGAATTCGGATTTTGTGTATTGACGGAGGAGGCATAAG AGGTTTagttgtcattgaaattttgaaagaattagAAAGGCTGAGTGGACAAAAGGTTCATAAACTATTTGATTACATTTGTGGAGTAAGCACCGGTGCAATTATCCTATCACTGATGG GCCCTCCCACAGGAAAGAGCCTGTCAGAAATATCTGATCTCTACAAGGAAATGAGTATCCAGCTATTCAAACAAAATTCCCTTCGGGGTATGAGTAACTTGGTCATGACTCACGGCTACTACGATTctactttctttgaaaaattgttgaaagatTATGCTGGTGAATTCATGCTCACTCAAACTAATAGAGATCCCAATTGCCCTAAA TTGGCTTCCATTTCCGCTGTTGTCAACAAAAAACAGTTAGTTCCTCATATTTTCCGCAACTACTCATTACCCCACTCGAAGAAATCCAAATACGTCGGCGGGAACAACTATCGTATTTGGGAAGCTGTGCGAGCCTCTGGCGCAGCTCCAACTGTCTTTGCAGAGTTTCCACTAGGAGAATTCTTGCACCAG GATGGCGGTATCATGGTGAATAATCCAACCGCTGTGGCAATTCATGAAGCAAGTCTGCTCTGGCCAGACAGTGAAATTCAATGTGTTGTGTCCTGCGGCACTGGTCGTCTTACTCCGATCAAAACCCTTTCAGACGAAGTTTCGGGACTTGCTTCATCGTCCTGGAGGCAGAAGTTTTACAGGATACTTGATAGCGCAACTGACACAGAAG CTGTGCATACTGCTCTTGAGGATACGCTTCCCAAGTCAGTTTATTTCCGATTCAACCCATTCTTGTCAGAACTCCTCGCTATGGATGAAATTCGTCCAGAAAAAATCAAGCAGTTGTTAGAAGAAACTGGAATGTATCTACAGCGAAATGAGGATAAGATGCGGTCAGCCTCAAAGGCACTGCTCGAAGAAAAAACCATGgtccaaaatattttgaacttcCTCAAAGTTCAAACCAAAACACTTGGCATACAGAAGTAA
- the LOC109035472 gene encoding calcium-independent phospholipase A2-gamma isoform X2 gives MSPSHVKNKSLNDWKVIVTVKNLLMRLSNEKMLPLKNDWYLMLQKFPKLTGVTQIKFKGSDSLESAASLGNPALKSAQQSEITKTKAAVPAAVAPAEDVDKSRLPNVFHGLTQRLASSPSATTVPAWVTDSKTKLMKERTVMRTKHIITSISSAVTIQSRVKRLEDLIDHLREYPDAQIVAAESGAISLLLQLQRRMKDDVSQAILRESLALVGYSPPLPKKGIRILCIDGGGIRGLVVIEILKELERLSGQKVHKLFDYICGVSTGAIILSLMGPPTGKSLSEISDLYKEMSIQLFKQNSLRGMSNLVMTHGYYDSTFFEKLLKDYAGEFMLTQTNRDPNCPKLASISAVVNKKQLVPHIFRNYSLPHSKKSKYVGGNNYRIWEAVRASGAAPTVFAEFPLGEFLHQDGGIMVNNPTAVAIHEASLLWPDSEIQCVVSCGTGRLTPIKTLSDEVSGLASSSWRQKFYRILDSATDTEAVHTALEDTLPKSVYFRFNPFLSELLAMDEIRPEKIKQLLEETGMYLQRNEDKMRSASKALLEEKTMVQNILNFLKVQTKTLGIQK, from the exons ATGTCACCGTCACATGTGAAAAACAAGTCCTTGAATGATTGGAAAGTGATTGTAACGGTGAAAAACCTTCTGATGAGActatcaaatgaaaaaatgttaccGCTGAAGAATGATTGGTATTTAATGCTCCAGAAGTTCCCAAAACTAACGGGTGTCACACAGATTAAGTTTAAAGGCTCTGACAGTTTGGAATCGGCTGCCTCGTTAGGTAACCCAGCTCTGAAATCAGCTCAGCAGTCAGAGATCACCAAAACTAAAGCTGCTGTACCTGCAGCCGTGGCTCCTGCAGAGGATGTAGACAAAAGCAGGTTACCCAATGTTTTCCACGGACTCACGCAGAGATTGGCATCCAGTCCTTCGGCAACAACCGTCCCTGCCTGGGTGACTGATTCAAAAACGAAGTTAATGAAA GAGCGAACAGTAATGCGAACGAAACACATTATCACATCAATTTCCTCAGCCGTCACAATTCAGTCTAGAGTTAAACGATTAGAAGATCTAATCGACCACCTCAGGGAATATCCTGATGCACAAATTGTAGCTGCTGAG tCTGGCGCCATCAGTCTACTGCTTCAGCTGCAAAGGCGGATGAAAGATGATGTTTCACAAGCAATTCTCCGGGAAAGTTTAGCTCTTGTGGGTTATTCACCTCCTCTTCCAAAAAAAGGAATTCGGATTTTGTGTATTGACGGAGGAGGCATAAG AGGTTTagttgtcattgaaattttgaaagaattagAAAGGCTGAGTGGACAAAAGGTTCATAAACTATTTGATTACATTTGTGGAGTAAGCACCGGTGCAATTATCCTATCACTGATGG GCCCTCCCACAGGAAAGAGCCTGTCAGAAATATCTGATCTCTACAAGGAAATGAGTATCCAGCTATTCAAACAAAATTCCCTTCGGGGTATGAGTAACTTGGTCATGACTCACGGCTACTACGATTctactttctttgaaaaattgttgaaagatTATGCTGGTGAATTCATGCTCACTCAAACTAATAGAGATCCCAATTGCCCTAAA TTGGCTTCCATTTCCGCTGTTGTCAACAAAAAACAGTTAGTTCCTCATATTTTCCGCAACTACTCATTACCCCACTCGAAGAAATCCAAATACGTCGGCGGGAACAACTATCGTATTTGGGAAGCTGTGCGAGCCTCTGGCGCAGCTCCAACTGTCTTTGCAGAGTTTCCACTAGGAGAATTCTTGCACCAG GATGGCGGTATCATGGTGAATAATCCAACCGCTGTGGCAATTCATGAAGCAAGTCTGCTCTGGCCAGACAGTGAAATTCAATGTGTTGTGTCCTGCGGCACTGGTCGTCTTACTCCGATCAAAACCCTTTCAGACGAAGTTTCGGGACTTGCTTCATCGTCCTGGAGGCAGAAGTTTTACAGGATACTTGATAGCGCAACTGACACAGAAG CTGTGCATACTGCTCTTGAGGATACGCTTCCCAAGTCAGTTTATTTCCGATTCAACCCATTCTTGTCAGAACTCCTCGCTATGGATGAAATTCGTCCAGAAAAAATCAAGCAGTTGTTAGAAGAAACTGGAATGTATCTACAGCGAAATGAGGATAAGATGCGGTCAGCCTCAAAGGCACTGCTCGAAGAAAAAACCATGgtccaaaatattttgaacttcCTCAAAGTTCAAACCAAAACACTTGGCATACAGAAGTAA
- the LOC109035471 gene encoding uncharacterized protein, whose amino-acid sequence MDPVEPLIVTIKDEPSSPEEIVFQNEEYSHDPVNENNTAADASSPYFRVEPGETHKRTAEATTFSPHKLPKFESETFGAGPSRVEFSNDTSDTGIYPTTKNYSADPEVEDKKEGNKTSSSEASWPSDETGDESEEEVEDVKNSAEAVTLTTDGSFFKLVANECTDTSIVALCVMCQPTYVRVNGSPESTERFRAHLLLSHGKYVLGQYDRYISKHLSKETSDSEGQKKQLQEAFDTHIAQFILHSLVPLEIVENPFFNTIFKFLNVSERGLSVPSKQALERRIVSFYKRNLRFIKEELEKTQHVCISTDIWRCGRTSYFGVAVHFLNEQMQRESAVIACEKFTGKHSYDKLSEWLAETQGLYGLTNSQIVASMTNSGFNYAEAFQKLGVDPGSIKFEGRDDGDTESDEAHLEELQFVDINEIIKKGQLFLPNRSSCAAQTLILCASIDFVTCLQQYPILKQVHDRVMNKCNTLWQAAGKVKNEKTFQNILGFALPRPDERRWNSLYDALKAIHGSRNKIEELIRELSIKKSFCESDFKYISEFLTCTKPLTVAVEIIQSENEYYYGVLFPTILSLQRKLHEIASKSLIFCEPLAKSYLNSVTTRFSKFINFSSAEAERAAVATMSYPRFKRKWFVYVDEKYYERLTSLLRKNVLEYMNVNPIYSVDSKDDVWSKDDFFDFGSSASSKLSIYSKADDEIALFFNDTDEDITMLNRYENVRKVFVKFNTPLASSAPVEQLFPFTTLTNSPHVNRLSNGMFEKRVILRANLLKKRN is encoded by the exons ATGGATCCTGTTGAGCCTTTAATCGTCACCATTAAAGATGAACCATCATCCCCTGAAGAAATTGTCTTCcaaaatgaagaatattctcATGATCCAGTAAATGAGAACAACACTGCTGCTGATGCTTCTTCGCCGTACTTTAGAGTTGAACCAGGAGAGACACATAAGCGAACCGCAGAAGCCACAACTTTTTCACCTCATAAGCTACCAAAATTTGAGTCTGAAACTTTTGGAGCAGGCCCTTCACG AGTTGAGTTCTCCAATGACACGAGTGACACCGGAATATACCCtacaacaaaaaattattctGCAGATCCAGAAGTAGAAGATAAGAAGGAAGGAAATAAGACCTCATCAAGTGAAGCAAGTTGGCCGTCAGATGAAACGGGTGATGAAAGTGAAGAAGAGGTAGAAGATGTTAAGAATTCAGCTGAGGCTGTTACACTCACCACCGATGGATCCTTTTTCAAACTTGTTGCCAACGAGTGTACAGATACATCCATCGTCGCTCTTTGTGTCATGTGTCAACCCACCTATGTCCGAGTGAACGGCTCTCCGGAATCAACAGAACGTTTTCGAGCTCATTTACTATTGTCTCATGGAAAGTACGTCTTGGGCCAATATGATCGCTACATTTCAAAACATCTCTCGAAGGAAACTAGTGATTCTGAGGGTCAAAAGAAACAGTTGCAAGAGGCCTTCGATACGCACATTGCCCAGTTCATCTTACATTCCTTAGTGCCCCTTGAAATTGTAGAAAATCCGTTTTTCAATaccattttcaagtttttaaatgtCTCTGAGAGAGGACTGTCTGTGCCCAGCAAGCAAGCCCTAGAGCGACGTATAGTCAGTTTCTACAAGAGAAACCTGAGATTTATCAAGGAAGAGCTTGAAAAAACTCAACATGTATGCATTTCAACAGATATCTGGAGGTGCGGAAGAACCAGCTATTTTGGTGTAGCAGTGCACTTTTTGAATGAACAGATGCAAAGAGAATCAGCGGTTATTgcttgtgaaaaattcacaggaaAACACTCATACGACAA GCTTTCGGAATGGCTCGCTGAAACACAAGGACTCTACGGGTTAACCAACAGCCAAATTGTTGCTTCTATGACCAATAGCGGCTTCAACTATGCGGAAGCATTTCAGAAATTGGGAGTTGATCCAGGGAGTATAAAATTTGAAGGAAGGGATGATGGAGACACAGAATCTGACGAAGCTCACCTAGAAGAGCTCCAGTTTGTTGATATAAATGAGATCATCAAGAAAGGGCAGTTGTTCCTCCCAAACCGGTCAAGTTGCGCTGCTCAAACACTCATCCTATGTGCATCTATTGATTTTGTTACATGTTTGCAACAATATCCAATTCTGAAACAAGTTCATGATAGGGTCATGAATAAATGCAATACACTTTGGCAAGCTGCAGGcaaagtgaaaaatgaaaaaacttttcaaaacatACTAG GTTTTGCACTTCCTCGGCCAGATGAAAGGAGATGGAACTCTTTATATGATGCACTAAAGGCAATTCACGGTTCACGAAACAAAATAGAAGAACTAATCCGAGAGCTGTCCATCAAAAAATCTTTCTGTGAATCTGACTTTAAGTACATATCGGAATTTTTAACTTGCACTAAACCACTCACTGTTGCGGTGGAGATTATCCAATCCGAAAATGAGTATTACTATGGAGTACTGTTCCCGACCATTCTTTCATTGCAACGCAAATTACATGAAATAGCAtcaaaatcattgattttttgcGAGCCTCTTGCCAAGTCCTATTTGAATAGTGTCACCACCAGATTCTCCaaattcattaatttctcaTCAGCAGAGGCTGAACGTGCTGCTGTAGCCACAATGAGCTATCCtagatttaagagaaaatggTTTGTATATGTTGATGAGAAATATTATGAGAGACTTACATCTCTCTTAAGGAAAAATGTATTGGAATACATGAATGTTAATCCGATTTACAGTGTGGACTCTAAGGATGACGTGTGGTCCAAGGATGACTTTTTTGACTTTGGGTCATCAGCATCCTCAAAACTATCAATTTATTCCAAAGCGGATGATGAAATTGCTCTATTTTTCAATGACACTGATGAAGATATTACCATGTTAAATAGATACGAAAACGTTAGGAAagtctttgtaaaatttaataCTCCTTTAGCCTCATCTGCACCTGTAGAACAGCTATTTCCATTCACAACGCTGACCAATTCTCCACATGTTAATCGGCTGTCGAATGGAATGTTCGAAAAGCGAGTAATATTGAGAGCCAATTTACTGAAAAAGCGAAACTAG